CGCAATGAGCTGCAGCCACGTAAGCCAGCGCACGCGACGCCTCGGTCAGGCCGCGCATGGTCGCGAGCATGCGGCGCACGTCGGGGTGCTGAATGATCGCGACCGGCTGTTTCGCGGAACCATCCACCGGACGGCTTTGCACGCGGTCTTTCGCGTACGCCACCGCCTTCTGGTAAGCACGATCCGACACGCCGATGCCTTGCATGCCAACCGCAAACCGCGCCGCGTTCATCATGATGAACATGTACTCGAGACCGCGATTTTCCTCGCCGATCAGATGACCGATCGCACCGCCGTGGTCGCCGAACTGCAGCACCGCGGTCGGGCTCGCCTTGATGCCGAGCTTGTGTTCGATCGACACGCAATGCACGTCGTTGCGCTCGCCGAGCGAACCGTCTTCATTGACGAGAAACTTCGGCACGATGAAGAGCGAAATGCCCTTCACGCCTTCGGGTGCGTTCGGCGTGCGCGCCAGCACGAGATGCGCGATGTTCTTCGCCATGTCGTGCTCGCCCCACGTGATGAAAATCTTCGTGCCGAACAGTTTGAACGAACCGTCGCCCTGCGGTTCGGCGCGCGTGCGCACCAGCGCGAGATCGGAGCCGGCCTGCGGCTCGGTCAGGTTCATCGTGCCGGTCCATTCGCCGGAAATGAGCTTGGGCACGTACGTTTGTTTCTGCTCCTCGCTGCCCGCCGTGAGCAGCGCCTCGATGGCGCCATCCGTGAGCAGCGGGCACAGCGCGAACGACAGATTCGACGCGTTGAGCATCTCGATACAGGCTGTGGCAATCAGCTTGGGCAAACCCTGGCCATCGTAGTCGAGCGGATGCTGCACGCCTTGCCAACCGCCTTCGCCGAACTGCCGGAACGCTTCCCTGAAGCCAGGCGTTGCGGTGACCACGCCGTCTTTCCAGCTGCTCGGATTGCGATCGCCTTCGACATTCAGCGGTGCCAGCACTTCGCTGCACAGTTTCGCCGACTCTTCGAGCACGGCCTGCGCGGTGTCGAGGTTCGCGTCTTCGAAGCCCGGCAGCGTCGCGATGTGTTCGAGACCGGCCAGTTCTTTCATCACGAACAGCATGTCCTTGATGGGTGCCGTATAGCTCATTTCCGTCTCCTCCCGCCGTTGATATAAAAAAAGGACGCTGGACTTGATCGGTCCCGCGCCCTTCCTGTGCTGCCAGACGCCTTTTTTAAGGCGTTACGGCGCTTAACCGAGCTCGCTAACGAGTTCGGGCACGACCGTGAACAGATCGCCCACCAGACCATAATCGGCGACGCTGAAAATCGGCGCTTCCGCGTCCTTGTTGATTGCGACGATCACTTTGCTGTCTTTCATGCCGGCCAGATGCTGGATCGCACCCGAGATGCCGATCGCCACATACAGTTGCGGTGCGACGATCTTGCCGGTTTGTCCCACCTGATAGTCGTTCGGCACGAAGCCCGCATCGACGGCGGCACGCGATGCGCCCAGCGCCGCGTTCAGCTTGTCGGCCAGCGGTTCGAGAACCTTCGTGTAGTTCTCGCCGTTGCCCAGACCGCGGCCACCCGAGACGATGATCTTCGCCGACGTCAGTTCCGGACGATCCAGCTTCGTCACTTCACGGCTGACGAACTGCGAGATACCGCTGTCCGCTGCCGCTTCGATTTTCTCCACCGATGCGCTGCCGCCTTCGGCCGCGACTGCGTCGAAGCCGGTGGAGCGCACCGTGATGACCTTGATCGGGTCTTGAGATTGCACCGTTGCGATCGCATTGCCCGCGTAGATCGGGCGTTCAAACGTATCGGCGCTATCCACCGCCGTGATATCGCTGATCTGCGCAACATCGAGCTTCGCGGCGATGCGCGGGGCGATGTTCTTGCCGTACGCCGTCGCCGGGGCGAGGATGTGCGTGTAGTCCTTTGCGATGTTCAGCACTGTCGCTTCGACGTTTTCCGCGAGGCCCGCTTCGAGTTGCGGCGCGTCGGCCAGCAGCACTTTGGTCACGCCGGCAATCTTCGCTGCGGCATCTGCTGCGGCTTGTGCGTTGTGACCGGCCACCAGCACGTGAATGTCACCGCCAATCTTCTGTGCCGCTGCGATCGTATTCAGCGTCGCGGCCTTGATCGACGCGTTGTCGTGTTCTGCTATTACCAGATTCGTCATTTCGTCCGTCTCCGCGTTTTACTTAAAGCACCTTGGCTTCGGTCTTCAGCTTCTCGACCAGCGTCTTCACATCCGGCACCTTCACACCAGCGGAGCGCCTGGGCGGCTCGACAACCTTCAGCGTCTTCAGGCGCGGCGTGACGTCAACGCCGAGATCTTCCGGCCTGATCGTTTCCAGCGGCTTTTTCTTCGCCTTCATGATGTTCGGCAGCGTCACGTAGCGCGGCTCGTTCAGGCGCAGGTCGGTCGTGATCACTGCGGGCAGCGTCAGCGACAGCGTTTCAGCGCCGCCGTCCACTTCACGCGAAACCGTCGCCTTGCCGTCAGCCACGACAACCTTCGAGGCGAACGTCGCCTGCGGCAACCCGGCCAAAGCAGCCAGCATCTGACCGGTCTGGTTCGAATCGTCGTCGATAGCCTGCTTGCCGAGAATGACCAGCGAAGGCTCTTCCCTGTCCACCAGCGCCTTCAGCAGTTTGGCCACGGCCAGCGGTTGCAGTTCTTCGGAAGACTCGACCAGGATCGCGCGATCCGCGCCGATCGCCAGCGCCGTGCGCAGCGTTTCCTGCGACTGCGTGACGCCCGCCGACACGGCGATCACTTCGGTCGCCACACCCGCTTCCTTCAACCGCACCGCTTCTTCAACCGCGATTTCATCGAACGGATTCATCGACATCTTCACGTTCGCGATGTCGACGCCCGTGCCGTCCGACTTCACCCGGACTTTCACGTTGTAATCGACTACTCTTTTGACTGGCACCAGGATTTTCATGCACACGCTCCAAAGTTACGAATACGTCAACCCAACGAGCATTATAACGACTGCCCTCGCGGCAGCCCTGTCGCGGGCGCTTTAGCAGGAGGATATCGCTCCTCAGCGGCGCGACGGCAATATCGAACGGTCGTTCTATTTTAATCTCGAAAAAACCCGGGAGACAACCCCGGGTTCCGACCTACGACTCTAATTTTGCATTGCCGTCTTGTCTTGCTTGTTCCGCAGGCCGTCGGCTCACCACGCGGTGATCACCGACCCGCCGAATTTGCTTTCAACAAACTGCTTCACTTCCGGCGAATGATACGCCGCGACCAGTTTGGCGACCCACGGCTTATTCCTGTCCGCCTCGCGGATCGCGATGACGTTCACATAAGGGCCCTTCGGATCTTCAATTGCGATGGCGTCCTGCTTGGGTTTCAGACCCGCTTCCATCGCGAAGTTCGTATTGATCGCGGCAGCGTCCACATCGTTTAGCGAGCGCGGAATCTGCGCGGCGTCGAGTTCGACGATCTTCAGCTTCTTCGGGTTGTCGACAATGTCGAGCGGTGTCGCCTTCAGACCGGCATCGGCGCGCAGTTTCAGCAAGCCCTGCTTTTGCAGCAACAGGAGTGCGCGGCCGCCGTTGGTCGGATCGTTCGGCACCGCGATCTTCGCGCCCGGCTGCAACTCGGCGAGCAACTTCACTTTCTTCGAATAGATGCCCATCGGGTACGTCACCGTATCCGCGACACGGACCAGCTTGTAGCCGCGGTCCTTCACCTGCGCCTGCAGATACGGGTCGTGCTGATAGCTGTTCGCGTCCAGATCGCCGCCGGCGAGCGCGGCGTTCGGCTGCACGTAGTCGGAGAATTCGACAATCTTGATGTTCAGGCCGTTTTTCGCCGCGACCGTCTTCACGACTTCCATGATCTGCGCATGCGGACCGCCGGTGACGCCGACCTTGATCGTGTCTTCAGCGTGAGCCACGCCGGTGGCGAACAGTGACGCGGCGCCGAATGCGGCGGCCAGTTTCAGAATGAGACGACGTTGCATGTTGGACATTCCCGAATCTATCGATTTTGTTGTTTTACTTATGGCTCAAGCGACGCACGAGCCAATCCCCAAACGACTGCACCAGTTGCACGAAGACGATCAGAATCACCACGACCGTCAACATCACTTCCGGCAGGAAACGCTGATACCCGTAACGAATGCCGAGATCGCCGAGACCGCCGCCGCCGATCGCGCCGGCCATTGCCGAATAGCCGACCAGCGAGACGAAAGTGATCGTCAGGCCGGCGACCACGCCCGGCAGCGATTCCGGCAACAACACCTTGAAGACGATCTGGCTGGTGGTCGCGCCCATCGCCTGCGCGGCTTCGATCAGTCCGCGATCCACTTCGCGCAACGCGGTCTCGACCAGACGCGCGATGAACGGCGCGGCGGCGATCGTCAGCGGCACGACAGCGGCCGCCGTGCCGATCGACGAACCCACCACGAGGCGCGTGAACGGAATCACGGCCACGAGCAGGATGATGAACGGCGTCGAACGAACCGCATTGACGACCACACCCATCACGCGATTCACCGCGATGTTCTGCAGCACGCCCTGGCGATCCGTCAGATACAGCAGCACACCGAGCGGCAAACCCACCAACGCGCCGACCAGTCCCGAAATGCCCACCATCACGAGCGTTTCCCAGAACGACTGGACGAACATATCCAGCATTTCACTCAACATACGAGAGTTCCTCCACCACCACACCCTGTTCACGCAGATACGTCAATGCCCGCGCCACGTTCGCCGGTTCGCCGCCCGCCAGCACCGCGAGCGAGCCGAAAGCCTGCCCCTGGATCTCGTCGATCTGGCCGTGCAGGATGTTGAAGTCGAGTTCGTAGCGGCGAATGGTTTCCGACAGGATCGGCTGATCGACGCCGGAGCCGGTGAACGCGAGCCGCAGCAAGTGGCCGCTGCCGGTCTTGAGTCGTTCTGCGACGCGCGCCTTCATGGCGGGTGGCAGTTCCTGCGCGATCACGTCGCCGATCAACGCGCGCGTGACTTCATGATGCGGTTGCAGGAACACGTCGATAACCTTGCCCTCTTCGACCACGCGGCCCGCATCCAGCACCGCGACGCGGTCGCAGACCTGCTTGATCACGTCCATCTGGTGCGTGATCAGCACGATCGTCAGGTTCAGTTCACGATTGATGCGCTTGAGCAGGTCGAGGATCGAGCGCGTGGTTTCGGGATCGAGCGCGGACGTCGCTTCGTCGGAGAGCAGCACTTTCGGCTTGCTCGCCAGCGCCCGTGCGATACCGACGCGCTGCTTCTGGCCGCCGCTGATCTGCGCCGGATAGCGATCCTTCTGCGCCGTCAGGCCGACCAGTTCGAGCAGCGGCAGCACGTTCGCTTCGATTTCATCGCGCTTCATGCCGGCGAGTTCGAGCGGCAGCGCGACGTTCCCGTACACGGTGCGCGACGACAGCAGGTTGAAGTGCTGGAAGATCATGCCGATCTCGCGACGCGCCTCGCGCAGTTGGGCTGCGGGCAGCGTCGTCAGATCGCGGCCGTTGACGACGATATTGCCTTCGCTCGGGCGCGTCAGCAGGTTGATGGTGCGCACGAGCGTACTCTTGCCCGCGCCGCTGCGGCCGATGATGCCGAACACCTCGCCCGCCGGAATCGACAGATTGACGTTGTGCAGCGCCTCGACCCAGCCCCGGGGCCCGGCGAACCGCTGGGAGATATTGCGTATTTCGATCATGGGAAAACGAAACGGCGGCGACTGTCAGCGCGCGTCATGCGCTCGCGACAAGCGGCCGCCGTTGCTTTTATTGGGATTTGAGCCGGCAATTCTACCGCAGCGCCGACATTCCCTTTAATAATCAATTACGATCTTTTCATAACCGGTTGGAATTAGAGGCCCGCCCGGTGCGAGATGCTCGCGCGCACGCCGGCACTACGACTATGATCGGGCGAACAAAATCAGCATCAGGATAATCGGCAGTCATGGAGACGTCCCCAAGCAGCACTGTGCAGCCCGTCGCGGGCAAGCGAAACGCTGGCGAGCCGCTGCGCTCGTCGGTCACGGCCGGCGACGGCGTGGAATTGCCGCTATACCGCTGGCCGGCCGCCGCGCCGATGCGCGCCACCGTGGCGCTGATCCACGGGCTGGCCGAGCACGCCGGTCGATACGCGGCGCTGGCCGCGCGGCTGAACGCGGCCGGCATCGAACTGGTGGCGATCGATCTGCGCGGCCACGGCCGCGCGCCCGGCAAGCGGGCCTACGTGAAGCGCTTCGACGACTATCTGCTGGACGCGCAAGCCTTGCTCGACGCCGCGGCGCAAAGTTGCGCGCCGCTCTTCCTGATGGGCCACAGCATGGGCGGCGCCGTGGCCGCGCTCTACGCGATCGAGCGCCTCGAAGCGAGCGGCCGGCGCCTGAACGGCCTGATCCTGTCGAGCCCGGCGCTGGCGCCCGGCCGCGACGTGCCGCGCTGGATGCTCAAGCTGAGCCAGGTGATCAGCCGTCTCTACCCCAGCTTCCCCGCGATGAAAATCGACGCCGCGCTGCTCTCGCGCCTTCAACCCGTAGTGAATGCCAATCGCAACGACCCGCTCGTGCATCACGGCGCGATTCCCGCGCGCACCGGCGCGGAACTGTTGCTGGCAATGGCGCGTATCGAACGCGGCCGGGCGGGCTTGCGTGTACCGCTGCTGGTCTATCACGGCACCGCCGACAAGCTCACCGAACCCGAAGGCAGCCGCGACTTCGGCCAGCACGCAGGCTCACCGGACAAGACGCTCACCCTGCACGAGGGCAGCTATCACGAAACGATGAACGACATGGACCGCGATAGGGTGATTGGGGCGTTGATCGAGTGGATCGAAAAACGGCTGGTGGTTAGAGGCTGAACCATGCCCTGAACGACGCCGCTAGCCCGCGTCACGTTTCCAGTCAGGCGGCCGTTTGTCGATGAACGCCTGCACGCCTTCGAGCGCCGACTCATCCATCATGTTGCAGGCCATCGTCTGGCCGGCAAGCTGGTAAGCCGCTTCGATACCCATCTCCAACTGCCGATAGAAGAGGCCTTTGCCCGCGCTCACGGCTTCGACGGGTTTAGCGCAGATGCTGGCGGCGAGCCGCGTGAGTTCCGCGTCGAGCGCATCCGCGGGGACCACACGGTTCACGAGACCTTCCCGCTTCGCGCCCACGGCATCGATGAAATCGCCGGTGAGCAGCATTTCGAGCGCCGCTTTACGCGACAGGTTACGCGACAGCGGCACCGAAGGCGTCGCGCAGAAAAGCCCGAGGTTGACGCCCGAAACGGCAAAACGCGCCGTATCGGCTGCGACCGCCAGATCGCACATCGCGACGAGCTGGCAACCGGCCGCCGTGGCAACGCCTTGCACGCGCGCGATCACCGGTTGCGGCAAGCGCTGGATCGTCATCATGAGCTTCGTGCAGCGGGCGAACAGCGCCTGATAGTACGCGAGCGACGGCGCCGCGCGCATTTCCTTCAGATCGTGTCCCGCGCAGAACGCCCGGCCCGCGCCGGCGATCACGACCACGCGCGCGTCCGACCGGCCGATCTCGCTCAATGCCGTCTGCAGCTCGTCGAGCAAGGCTTCGGAAAGCGCATTAAAGGCATCGGGCCGGTTCATCGTCAAACGCACGACGCCCGGCACACCGTACCCGCCGTGTTCGATCTCGACTAGTGAAGCGTTGCGCGCCTCGGCGTTCATGACTCACTCCTCGTTGCGTGGATGGCGAGCGCGCGCGGCGCGGCGGCTCAGATCCCGGCCAGCGAGCGCATGTGGGCGACCACGCTGCGCCCCAGCGCGGACAGGTTGTAGCCGCCTTCAAGACAACTGACGATCCGCCCGCGCGAATAGCGCTTCGCGATCTCGCGCATCTGATCGGTGATCCACGCGTAATCGTCTTCGACGAGGCCCATGTTGCCGAGATCGTCCTCGCGATGCGCGTCGAAGCCGGCCGAGATGAACAGCATCTCCGGCTTGAATTCATGCAGGCGCGGCAGCCACAGCATGTCCACCGCTTCGCGCACCGCCATGCCTTTCGAGCGCGCCGGCAGCGGCACGTTGCACATGTTGGGCGCCTGGTTGTCGGCGCCGGTGAACGGATAGAACGGATGCTGGAAGAAGCTGCACATCAGCACGCGCGAGTCGCCCGAGAACGCCGCTTCGGTACCGTTGCCGTGATGCACGTCGAAGTCGATGATCGCGACGCGTTCGAGTCCGTGCACTTCGAGCGCATGACGCGCGGCGATCGCGATATTGTTGAAAAAGCAGAAACCCATAGCGCGCGCCGGTTCGGCATGGTGGCCGGGCGGCCGCACGCTGCAGAACGCGTTGTCGTAACGGCCTTCGATCACCGCGTCGGTCGCGGCTACCGCAGCACCCGCCGCGCGCAACGCGGCTTGCAAGGTGTGCGGGTTCATCGTCGTATCGGGATCGATTTCGGCCATGCCTTCAACCGGTGACCGGCTGCGGATGTAATCGACGTGGGCTTGCGTATGCACGCGCAGCAGCGCGGCTTCGTCGGCAAGCGGTGCCGACTCGCGCTCGATCAGCGAATCGATGCGGCTCGCGATCAATTGGTCTTCGATTGCCTGCAGGCGCGCCGGGCATTCGGGATGCCATTGCCCCATATCGTGCAGCAGACAGTCGGCGTGGGAATAAAAGCCAGTTGCCATGATTCTTTTCTGCGGCGACGCGCCTTGTGGCGCGTGCGGCGTGTCTCCATCCAGGGGCGCGCGCCCTCGGCGCGCCAACATTCATCAAGTTACCACACGATGCGGCTGTGACGCGTCAGGCACAGTTTTGCGGAAGGCGTCGGGTATACTGCCCCGATCGGTTTTTCCCCGCCTTTCCCTTGACTCTTACGCACCGCGCCCTTTGCTCACTATGACCGTCAAGCTTGCTCTGTCTGCACGAAACCGGCTACGTACCAGAACCCTCGCCGCCGCACTCTCCGTCGCATCGTGCATGTTCATGGCAACCAGTCCCGCGATCGCGCAAAGCGTCGGCAAAAAGCCACCGGTGCTGCTCGCGCAAAGCCAGCCGCAACCCGCTGTGCCGCAAGGGCAAACGTTTGAAGAAGAGATCATTCCGCAGCGCTACGCGAACAATCCCAATGTCGACGCGTTCATCAACGACATGGCCGCGCGTTACGACTTCGACGAGGCCGCACTGCATGCGCTCTTTGCCAGCGTGAGTTATTCGGCAACCGCGGTCAAGCTCGTAACGCCGTCGCCCTCGCCGGCGGTGAAGAACTGGCGCGTGTATCAGTCGCGCTTTCTCGACCAGGTCCGCATCAATGCCGGCGTGCGTTTCTGGCGTGCGAACCAGGCCACGCTGCAGCGCGCGTACGAGGAGTTCGGCGTGCCGCCGGAAGTGGTCGTCGGCATTATCGGCGTGGAGACGATCTATGGGCGCTTCATGGGCAACTTCCGTGTGCTCGACGCACTGACCACGCTCAGCTTCGATTATCCGAACACCGCCAATCGCGCGGATCGCCAGGCAACCTTCCGCAAGAATCTCGAAGACTACCTGGTGTGGACTCGCGACTCGCAGATCGACCCGACCTCGGTGCTGGGTTCCTACACCGGCGCGATCGGTATTCCGCAGTTCCTGCCGAGCAGCATTGTGCAATACGCGGTGAGCTACGACGGCAACCGGCAGATCGACCTGCGCACGAGCCAGGCGGACGCGATTGGCAGCGTGGCGAACTATCTGCGTCAGAACGGTTGGGAAAATGGCCGGCCGGTGGTGTGGAAGATCGGCTCGGACGCCGGCAGCCTGGGCGTCGCGCAAGCTGCCGCCGACGGTCAGCCGGAGCCGCACTGGCCGCTCGATCAATTGCTGCGCGCCGGACTACTGCTGAACGAACCCGGCGTGGATATCGCGTCGGAAGCCGGCACGCCGGTGACGGTGGTGGATCTGCCTTCGCCGGGACGCGGCACCGAGTACGTGCTGGGCCTGAAGAATTTCTACGTGCTGACGCGCTATAACCGCAGCTTCTTTTATGCGCTCGCGGTCTATCAGTTGGGCCAGCGGGTCAAGGCGCAGATGGAAGCAAGCGACGCGGCAAACGCCGGCAACGGCGCGGCAGCGCCGGCTGGCACTTCGCAATAGACGGAACAGGCGGCAGCGGGTGCGGCGAGTTCGCCTCACGAGTAAATATGAAAAAAGCGCCGGTTGTGAATCGGCGCTTTTTTCATTGACGGGCTAGAAGCTCCGCGACGCATTTATGCGGGAAACACACCCGTGGACAGATAACGGTCGCCGCGATCGCATACGATGAACACGATCGTCGCGTTCTCGACCTGCCGCGCGACGCGCAGCGCCACTTCGCACGCGCCGCCCGACGAGATGCCGGCAAAGATGCCTTCCACCGACGCCATACGGCGCGCCATAGCCTCGGCGGCGGCCTGGCTCACATTCTCCACACGATCCACGCGGCTGCGATCGAAAATCTTCGGCAGATAGGCTTCCGGCCATTTGCGGATGCCCGGAATGCGCGAACCCTCTTCGGGTTGCGCGCCGATGATCTCGATCGCCTGGTTCTGCTCTTTCAGATAAGTGGACACGCCCATGATCGTGCCGGTCGTGCCCATGGACGACACGAAATGGGTAATGCGACCTTCGGTATCGCGCCAGATTTCCGGGCCCGTGCCTTCGACGTGCGCGGCCGGATTGTCCGGATTGGCGAACTGGTCGAGGATGATGCCCTTGCCTTCGCGCTGCATCTGCTCGGCCAGATCGCGTGCGTACTCCATCCCGCCCGTGACCGGCGTGAGCACGATCTGCGCGCCGTACGCGGCCATGCTCTGACGGCGTTCCACCGACAGATCTTCCGGCATGATCAGCACCATTTTGTAGCCACGGATCGCGGCCGCCATAGCCAGCGCAATACCGGTGTTGCCGCTGGTCGATTCGATCAGCGTGTCGCCGGGCTTGATG
This genomic stretch from Paraburkholderia dioscoreae harbors:
- a CDS encoding MetQ/NlpA family ABC transporter substrate-binding protein, with protein sequence MQRRLILKLAAAFGAASLFATGVAHAEDTIKVGVTGGPHAQIMEVVKTVAAKNGLNIKIVEFSDYVQPNAALAGGDLDANSYQHDPYLQAQVKDRGYKLVRVADTVTYPMGIYSKKVKLLAELQPGAKIAVPNDPTNGGRALLLLQKQGLLKLRADAGLKATPLDIVDNPKKLKIVELDAAQIPRSLNDVDAAAINTNFAMEAGLKPKQDAIAIEDPKGPYVNVIAIREADRNKPWVAKLVAAYHSPEVKQFVESKFGGSVITAW
- a CDS encoding enoyl-CoA hydratase: MNAEARNASLVEIEHGGYGVPGVVRLTMNRPDAFNALSEALLDELQTALSEIGRSDARVVVIAGAGRAFCAGHDLKEMRAAPSLAYYQALFARCTKLMMTIQRLPQPVIARVQGVATAAGCQLVAMCDLAVAADTARFAVSGVNLGLFCATPSVPLSRNLSRKAALEMLLTGDFIDAVGAKREGLVNRVVPADALDAELTRLAASICAKPVEAVSAGKGLFYRQLEMGIEAAYQLAGQTMACNMMDESALEGVQAFIDKRPPDWKRDAG
- a CDS encoding acyl-CoA dehydrogenase produces the protein MSYTAPIKDMLFVMKELAGLEHIATLPGFEDANLDTAQAVLEESAKLCSEVLAPLNVEGDRNPSSWKDGVVTATPGFREAFRQFGEGGWQGVQHPLDYDGQGLPKLIATACIEMLNASNLSFALCPLLTDGAIEALLTAGSEEQKQTYVPKLISGEWTGTMNLTEPQAGSDLALVRTRAEPQGDGSFKLFGTKIFITWGEHDMAKNIAHLVLARTPNAPEGVKGISLFIVPKFLVNEDGSLGERNDVHCVSIEHKLGIKASPTAVLQFGDHGGAIGHLIGEENRGLEYMFIMMNAARFAVGMQGIGVSDRAYQKAVAYAKDRVQSRPVDGSAKQPVAIIQHPDVRRMLATMRGLTEASRALAYVAAAHCDIAHRHADEATRAEHQAIYEYLVPIVKGWSTELSIDVTSLGVQVHGGMGFIEETGAAQYYRDARILPIYEGTTAIQANDLIGRKTVRDGGKIAKSLLAGVAETIEALGAQQGPAFESMKKYLAQGHRSLSAVVEFVVANTKSDPNAVFAGSVPYLKLPGIVLGGWQMARALLVAAGKRDEDPSFYGAKIATAQFYAEHLLPLASALEASIVSAKGGESVLALSEDQF
- a CDS encoding electron transfer flavoprotein subunit alpha/FixB family protein — protein: MTNLVIAEHDNASIKAATLNTIAAAQKIGGDIHVLVAGHNAQAAADAAAKIAGVTKVLLADAPQLEAGLAENVEATVLNIAKDYTHILAPATAYGKNIAPRIAAKLDVAQISDITAVDSADTFERPIYAGNAIATVQSQDPIKVITVRSTGFDAVAAEGGSASVEKIEAAADSGISQFVSREVTKLDRPELTSAKIIVSGGRGLGNGENYTKVLEPLADKLNAALGASRAAVDAGFVPNDYQVGQTGKIVAPQLYVAIGISGAIQHLAGMKDSKVIVAINKDAEAPIFSVADYGLVGDLFTVVPELVSELG
- a CDS encoding methionine ABC transporter ATP-binding protein, whose product is MIEIRNISQRFAGPRGWVEALHNVNLSIPAGEVFGIIGRSGAGKSTLVRTINLLTRPSEGNIVVNGRDLTTLPAAQLREARREIGMIFQHFNLLSSRTVYGNVALPLELAGMKRDEIEANVLPLLELVGLTAQKDRYPAQISGGQKQRVGIARALASKPKVLLSDEATSALDPETTRSILDLLKRINRELNLTIVLITHQMDVIKQVCDRVAVLDAGRVVEEGKVIDVFLQPHHEVTRALIGDVIAQELPPAMKARVAERLKTGSGHLLRLAFTGSGVDQPILSETIRRYELDFNILHGQIDEIQGQAFGSLAVLAGGEPANVARALTYLREQGVVVEELSYVE
- the mltB gene encoding lytic murein transglycosylase B; protein product: MFMATSPAIAQSVGKKPPVLLAQSQPQPAVPQGQTFEEEIIPQRYANNPNVDAFINDMAARYDFDEAALHALFASVSYSATAVKLVTPSPSPAVKNWRVYQSRFLDQVRINAGVRFWRANQATLQRAYEEFGVPPEVVVGIIGVETIYGRFMGNFRVLDALTTLSFDYPNTANRADRQATFRKNLEDYLVWTRDSQIDPTSVLGSYTGAIGIPQFLPSSIVQYAVSYDGNRQIDLRTSQADAIGSVANYLRQNGWENGRPVVWKIGSDAGSLGVAQAAADGQPEPHWPLDQLLRAGLLLNEPGVDIASEAGTPVTVVDLPSPGRGTEYVLGLKNFYVLTRYNRSFFYALAVYQLGQRVKAQMEASDAANAGNGAAAPAGTSQ
- a CDS encoding alpha/beta hydrolase; this translates as METSPSSTVQPVAGKRNAGEPLRSSVTAGDGVELPLYRWPAAAPMRATVALIHGLAEHAGRYAALAARLNAAGIELVAIDLRGHGRAPGKRAYVKRFDDYLLDAQALLDAAAQSCAPLFLMGHSMGGAVAALYAIERLEASGRRLNGLILSSPALAPGRDVPRWMLKLSQVISRLYPSFPAMKIDAALLSRLQPVVNANRNDPLVHHGAIPARTGAELLLAMARIERGRAGLRVPLLVYHGTADKLTEPEGSRDFGQHAGSPDKTLTLHEGSYHETMNDMDRDRVIGALIEWIEKRLVVRG
- the cysM gene encoding cysteine synthase CysM — encoded protein: MAYKTIEDTIGNTPLVQLVRLPDDEIRSRNNVILAKLEGNNPAGSVKDRPALSMIKKAEARGRIKPGDTLIESTSGNTGIALAMAAAIRGYKMVLIMPEDLSVERRQSMAAYGAQIVLTPVTGGMEYARDLAEQMQREGKGIILDQFANPDNPAAHVEGTGPEIWRDTEGRITHFVSSMGTTGTIMGVSTYLKEQNQAIEIIGAQPEEGSRIPGIRKWPEAYLPKIFDRSRVDRVENVSQAAAEAMARRMASVEGIFAGISSGGACEVALRVARQVENATIVFIVCDRGDRYLSTGVFPA
- a CDS encoding methionine ABC transporter permease — translated: MLSEMLDMFVQSFWETLVMVGISGLVGALVGLPLGVLLYLTDRQGVLQNIAVNRVMGVVVNAVRSTPFIILLVAVIPFTRLVVGSSIGTAAAVVPLTIAAAPFIARLVETALREVDRGLIEAAQAMGATTSQIVFKVLLPESLPGVVAGLTITFVSLVGYSAMAGAIGGGGLGDLGIRYGYQRFLPEVMLTVVVILIVFVQLVQSFGDWLVRRLSHK
- a CDS encoding histone deacetylase family protein; this translates as MATGFYSHADCLLHDMGQWHPECPARLQAIEDQLIASRIDSLIERESAPLADEAALLRVHTQAHVDYIRSRSPVEGMAEIDPDTTMNPHTLQAALRAAGAAVAATDAVIEGRYDNAFCSVRPPGHHAEPARAMGFCFFNNIAIAARHALEVHGLERVAIIDFDVHHGNGTEAAFSGDSRVLMCSFFQHPFYPFTGADNQAPNMCNVPLPARSKGMAVREAVDMLWLPRLHEFKPEMLFISAGFDAHREDDLGNMGLVEDDYAWITDQMREIAKRYSRGRIVSCLEGGYNLSALGRSVVAHMRSLAGI
- a CDS encoding electron transfer flavoprotein subunit beta/FixA family protein, which produces MKILVPVKRVVDYNVKVRVKSDGTGVDIANVKMSMNPFDEIAVEEAVRLKEAGVATEVIAVSAGVTQSQETLRTALAIGADRAILVESSEELQPLAVAKLLKALVDREEPSLVILGKQAIDDDSNQTGQMLAALAGLPQATFASKVVVADGKATVSREVDGGAETLSLTLPAVITTDLRLNEPRYVTLPNIMKAKKKPLETIRPEDLGVDVTPRLKTLKVVEPPRRSAGVKVPDVKTLVEKLKTEAKVL